One window of the Methylovirgula sp. HY1 genome contains the following:
- a CDS encoding cobyrinate a,c-diamide synthase yields MSVAAPPGLLIAAPRSGSGKTTLTLGLMRAARQRGRRVLGAKCGPDYIDPAFHAAATGRPGLNLDSWAMEPALRHALVAGVAEAADLILCEGLMGLFDGVPAEPGRSGSSADIAAAFGWPVILILDVSGQSQSAAATALGCATLDPRLTIAGVVLNRIGSVRHQMLAAQAIERVGLPVLGALRRAPEITLPERHLGLVQAGETADLDLTLDRLAGFIETQIDVDQLLDLAVPSRVEGREPVPARKPPGQRIAVARDAAFSFLYPHLLQGWRAAGAELSFFSPLADEAPPPDCDFCWLPGGYPELYAGKIAAAPRFLEGTRRFAESRPVHGECGGYMVLGRGLIDASGAHHEMLGLLGLSTSFEKRRLTLGYREAELLADTALGPRGAKLRGHEFHYATIADKGDDAPFAILNDAYGSTPSLAGSVRAQVSGSFFHIIA; encoded by the coding sequence ATGTCCGTAGCGGCGCCGCCAGGTCTGCTCATTGCCGCCCCCCGATCCGGCAGCGGCAAGACGACGCTCACGCTCGGCCTCATGCGCGCCGCGCGGCAGCGTGGCCGGCGCGTCCTTGGTGCTAAATGCGGCCCGGATTATATCGATCCGGCCTTTCATGCCGCCGCGACCGGACGGCCCGGCCTCAATCTGGACAGTTGGGCCATGGAACCGGCACTGCGCCACGCGCTTGTTGCCGGGGTAGCCGAGGCGGCCGATCTCATCCTCTGCGAAGGGCTGATGGGGCTTTTCGACGGCGTTCCGGCGGAGCCGGGGCGCAGCGGCTCATCGGCCGATATTGCCGCGGCCTTCGGCTGGCCGGTCATTCTTATTCTCGATGTCAGTGGTCAGTCGCAATCCGCCGCGGCGACCGCGCTTGGCTGCGCCACGCTCGATCCGCGGCTCACCATCGCCGGCGTGGTGTTGAATCGCATCGGCAGTGTGCGGCATCAGATGCTCGCCGCGCAAGCGATCGAACGCGTCGGCCTGCCGGTGCTTGGTGCGCTGCGCCGCGCGCCCGAGATCACTTTGCCAGAACGCCATTTGGGTCTCGTGCAGGCTGGCGAGACGGCTGATCTCGATTTGACGCTCGACCGGCTGGCCGGCTTCATTGAAACGCAGATCGATGTCGACCAACTCCTCGATCTTGCAGTTCCGTCACGTGTCGAGGGCCGCGAGCCTGTGCCCGCGCGCAAACCACCTGGCCAGCGGATTGCGGTCGCGCGCGACGCGGCCTTTTCTTTCCTTTATCCGCATCTGCTGCAGGGCTGGCGCGCGGCCGGCGCCGAACTCAGCTTTTTTTCGCCGCTCGCCGATGAAGCGCCGCCGCCCGATTGCGACTTCTGCTGGTTGCCGGGCGGCTATCCAGAGCTTTATGCCGGCAAAATCGCCGCCGCGCCGCGCTTTCTCGAAGGCACCCGGCGTTTCGCCGAGAGCCGGCCGGTCCATGGCGAATGCGGCGGCTATATGGTTCTGGGTCGCGGCCTCATCGATGCCAGCGGCGCGCATCATGAAATGCTCGGCCTGCTCGGTCTCAGCACATCGTTCGAGAAGCGCCGGCTGACTCTCGGCTATCGCGAAGCCGAACTCTTGGCCGATACAGCCTTGGGACCGCGTGGCGCAAAACTGCGCGGTCATGAATTTCATTATGCGACGATCGCCGACAAAGGCGACGACGCACCCTTTGCGATCCTCAATGATGCGTATGGCTCGACGCCGAGTCTCGCCGGCAGCGTTCGTGCACAAGTCTCTGGAAGTTTCTTTCACATCATCGCCTGA
- a CDS encoding amylo-alpha-1,6-glucosidase: MKQAPARENDIEPPIEEISDYYIEPQTSLVERPLRTLKYNDMFAVLDSYGDIGVGPEGPEGLFVRDTRYLSKFDVRFEGKRPLLLGSVVEDNNASLSANSTNPDIHIDGNISIPRDVIAIERTKLLFETGCYERIGFVNYDRRKRTFRITIYFDADFRDVFEVRGVHREARGVRAAHVVGSERVVVRYDGLDQISRYTSLSFTPVPQYLGLNRAEFDIVLRHGEKCSILASVTCGEGRVCEPLGFFAAYQGARRSLRALTRNIATVQSSNVVFDEMACRSTSDIYTLISRTGVGLYPYAGIPWFSTIFGRDGIITAMMMLWIDPLIAKGVLLYLAETQAQHVDLEADAEPGKILHEVRHGEMANLKEVPFSHCYATVDATPLFIMLAGLYFERTGDRATIEAIWPNIEAGLLWCDTFGDKDKDGFVEYYRKNDTGLVNQGWKDSQDSIFHADGSQAQGPIALCEVQAYVYAAKRAAATLGRMLGQTSKSEELDAQCEALRRRFHEAFWCEDIGTYALALDGAKKPCRVRSSNAGHALFTGIADPAYAARVADSLTRPEAFSGWGIRTISQGENRYNPISYHNGSVWPHDNALIVCGFARYGLKTQAAKVFSAMFDAASYQDLRRLPELFCGLARRPRRGPTAYPVACAPQAWASAATFAFLSACIGLSLLHESNEIRFTDPRLPDFLDELTIRGLQLGDTRTDIRLRRDGDDVTVSVLAREGTARIVQTK, encoded by the coding sequence ATGAAACAGGCTCCCGCGCGCGAAAACGATATCGAGCCGCCTATCGAAGAAATCTCCGACTATTATATCGAACCGCAAACGTCGCTTGTCGAGCGTCCTCTGCGAACGCTCAAGTACAATGATATGTTCGCCGTGCTCGATAGCTATGGCGACATCGGCGTCGGACCGGAGGGGCCAGAGGGCCTCTTCGTGCGTGATACGCGATATTTGTCCAAGTTCGACGTGAGGTTCGAAGGCAAGCGACCGCTTCTGTTAGGTTCTGTCGTCGAGGACAATAATGCGTCGCTGTCGGCGAATTCGACCAATCCAGACATTCATATCGATGGGAATATTTCCATACCGCGCGACGTGATCGCGATAGAGCGAACCAAGCTGCTTTTCGAGACAGGCTGCTATGAGCGTATCGGCTTTGTCAATTACGACAGACGCAAGCGAACTTTTCGAATCACGATCTATTTTGACGCAGACTTCCGCGACGTATTCGAAGTGCGCGGCGTGCACCGCGAGGCGCGCGGCGTGCGCGCTGCGCATGTCGTCGGCAGTGAGCGAGTCGTGGTGCGATATGACGGCCTGGATCAGATCAGCCGGTATACGAGTCTCAGTTTCACTCCCGTGCCGCAATATCTGGGCCTCAACAGGGCGGAGTTCGACATTGTTCTCCGACACGGCGAAAAATGCTCGATCCTTGCGAGTGTCACTTGCGGAGAAGGGCGAGTGTGTGAACCGCTAGGCTTTTTTGCAGCCTATCAGGGTGCGCGCCGCAGCCTAAGAGCGTTGACGCGAAACATTGCCACTGTGCAGAGTTCGAACGTCGTCTTCGACGAAATGGCCTGTCGTTCGACATCCGATATTTACACGCTGATCAGCCGCACCGGCGTTGGTCTCTATCCTTATGCTGGCATTCCATGGTTCAGCACGATTTTTGGTCGCGACGGCATCATCACGGCGATGATGATGCTTTGGATCGATCCATTGATCGCGAAAGGGGTTCTTCTCTATCTGGCTGAAACCCAGGCGCAGCATGTCGATCTCGAAGCCGATGCCGAGCCCGGCAAAATCTTGCATGAGGTGCGGCATGGCGAAATGGCCAATCTCAAAGAAGTGCCGTTCAGCCATTGCTACGCCACGGTCGATGCCACTCCGCTCTTCATCATGCTGGCCGGTCTCTATTTCGAGCGCACCGGAGATAGAGCGACCATCGAAGCGATCTGGCCGAATATCGAGGCCGGCCTTCTCTGGTGCGATACATTCGGCGATAAGGATAAGGATGGATTTGTCGAATATTATCGCAAGAACGACACGGGCCTCGTCAATCAGGGCTGGAAGGATAGCCAGGACTCCATTTTTCATGCCGATGGATCGCAAGCACAAGGCCCGATAGCGCTTTGCGAAGTGCAGGCCTATGTCTATGCAGCGAAGCGCGCCGCAGCCACATTGGGCAGAATGCTCGGCCAAACATCCAAATCGGAAGAGCTGGATGCGCAGTGCGAGGCGCTGCGGCGACGTTTTCACGAGGCCTTTTGGTGTGAAGACATCGGCACCTATGCGCTGGCTTTGGACGGTGCGAAGAAACCCTGCCGCGTGCGCTCTTCCAATGCCGGCCACGCGCTCTTCACAGGCATCGCCGATCCGGCCTATGCAGCCCGCGTCGCCGATAGTTTGACGCGGCCGGAGGCTTTCAGCGGCTGGGGCATTCGCACCATTTCGCAGGGGGAGAATCGCTATAATCCGATTTCTTATCATAATGGCTCGGTCTGGCCGCATGACAACGCGCTGATTGTTTGCGGCTTCGCGCGTTATGGCCTGAAGACGCAGGCAGCCAAGGTGTTTTCCGCCATGTTCGACGCCGCGAGCTATCAAGATCTGCGGCGGCTGCCGGAACTTTTTTGCGGTCTGGCGCGTCGGCCGAGGCGTGGCCCCACCGCTTATCCCGTGGCCTGCGCGCCGCAAGCCTGGGCCTCGGCTGCCACCTTCGCCTTTCTATCGGCTTGCATCGGGTTGAGCTTGCTGCATGAAAGCAATGAAATCCGATTCACCGACCCGCGACTGCCAGATTTCCTCGACGAATTGACGATACGTGGTCTGCAGCTCGGCGATACACGCACCGATATCCGCTTGCGTCGCGACGGCGATGACGTCACCGTCAGCGTGTTGGCTCGTGAAGGTACGGCGCGGATCGTTCAGACAAAATAA
- a CDS encoding glycosyltransferase family 4 protein produces MRIAQIAPLAEAVPPKLYGGTERVVSWLTEELVRQGHDVTLFAAGGSKTAAKLVEGSDQGLRLQGVRDHTASNLVMLDGVRRRADEFDIIHCHIDLLQYPLFQDLSHKLVTTLHGRLDFCDFWPVYKAYPHMPLISVSDMQRRPMPEGVNWLATVYHGLPADLCPLHENGGDYLAFLGRISPEKRPDRAIEIAKRAGVKLKIAAKVDEADRTYFKEVIEPMLDHPLIEFIGEIDDGQKGAFVGNALALLFPIDWCEPFGLVMIEAMSAGTPVIAWRNGSVPEIVKDGVGGLIVDSIEMAVAAVGRVKAIDRMSVRRYFESRFTDKHMAHNYIAAYEKLRQSQMKLLAAE; encoded by the coding sequence ATGCGAATTGCTCAGATCGCGCCGCTTGCCGAGGCCGTACCGCCTAAGCTTTATGGGGGCACCGAACGGGTGGTGTCCTGGCTTACAGAGGAACTCGTCCGCCAGGGGCACGATGTCACGCTTTTCGCAGCGGGCGGATCGAAGACCGCAGCCAAGTTGGTCGAAGGAAGCGACCAGGGTTTGCGCCTGCAAGGCGTCCGCGACCACACTGCGAGCAATCTGGTGATGCTCGACGGGGTGAGACGTCGTGCCGATGAGTTCGACATTATTCACTGCCATATCGATCTGCTGCAATATCCCCTGTTCCAGGATTTAAGCCATAAACTCGTGACGACATTGCACGGCCGTCTCGATTTTTGCGATTTCTGGCCGGTCTATAAAGCCTATCCGCATATGCCGTTGATTTCGGTCTCGGATATGCAGCGTCGGCCGATGCCCGAGGGGGTCAATTGGCTGGCCACCGTGTATCATGGCTTGCCGGCAGATCTTTGTCCGTTGCACGAAAACGGCGGTGACTACCTCGCCTTTCTCGGCCGGATCTCGCCGGAGAAACGCCCGGATCGCGCGATCGAGATCGCCAAGCGCGCCGGCGTGAAGTTGAAGATCGCGGCGAAAGTCGATGAGGCCGATCGTACTTATTTCAAAGAGGTCATCGAGCCGATGCTCGATCATCCTTTGATCGAATTTATCGGCGAAATTGACGATGGCCAGAAAGGTGCCTTTGTCGGCAATGCGCTCGCGCTCCTCTTTCCGATCGATTGGTGCGAGCCGTTTGGGCTGGTCATGATCGAGGCCATGTCGGCGGGAACCCCCGTGATCGCTTGGCGGAACGGCTCCGTGCCGGAAATCGTCAAAGATGGTGTCGGAGGCTTGATCGTCGATTCTATCGAGATGGCTGTCGCGGCCGTCGGCCGCGTCAAAGCGATCGATCGAATGTCCGTGCGACGCTATTTCGAATCGCGTTTCACCGACAAGCACATGGCCCACAACTATATCGCCGCTTATGAAAAGCTCAGACAGTCTCAGATGAAATTATTGGCGGCGGAATAG
- a CDS encoding PRC-barrel domain-containing protein: MLWNLSAIKGYTIKAKDGELGSVNDLLFDDTNWWVRWLVVDTGHWLPGRKVLLPPAVVLRADPKEKDVAVDLTMQQVKDSPDIDTDRPVSRQIETSIYDFYGWSPYWGNGLFTDTYGYVGGDGTAAPHLGSPQRRADIAEIERSEDDPHLRSIAAVTGYHVHATDGDIGHVADFLFEDADWSIRYLVVDTKNWWPGKKVLIAPRSAREIDWIDELVKLDMNREQVKESPAYDASAIGR, from the coding sequence ATGTTGTGGAACCTATCCGCGATCAAAGGCTACACCATCAAAGCCAAAGACGGCGAGCTTGGCAGTGTGAACGATCTTTTGTTCGACGATACCAATTGGTGGGTCCGCTGGCTTGTCGTCGACACCGGCCATTGGCTTCCTGGCCGCAAAGTTCTTTTGCCACCCGCGGTCGTGCTACGCGCCGATCCAAAAGAAAAAGACGTCGCCGTCGACTTGACAATGCAGCAGGTCAAGGACAGCCCGGACATTGATACGGACCGGCCTGTGTCGCGACAGATCGAAACCAGTATCTATGATTTTTACGGTTGGAGTCCCTATTGGGGCAATGGCCTTTTCACGGATACCTATGGCTATGTTGGCGGCGATGGGACGGCCGCGCCGCATCTTGGATCGCCGCAACGGCGTGCCGATATTGCCGAAATCGAGCGAAGCGAGGATGATCCGCATCTGCGCAGCATTGCCGCGGTCACGGGCTACCATGTCCATGCGACTGACGGCGACATCGGCCACGTTGCGGATTTTCTCTTCGAAGACGCCGATTGGAGCATCCGCTACCTCGTCGTCGATACGAAGAATTGGTGGCCGGGCAAAAAGGTCCTGATCGCGCCGAGATCGGCACGTGAGATCGATTGGATCGATGAGCTGGTGAAGCTCGACATGAATCGCGAGCAGGTTAAAGAGAGCCCGGCCTATGACGCGTCCGCTATCGGTCGATGA